From a region of the Candidatus Methylomirabilota bacterium genome:
- a CDS encoding VOC family protein — protein sequence MTTVNVRYMVNDVEAAVAFYTTRLGFTLISKTLPAFADVARGDLRLLLSGPASSAGRPMPDGRRPGPGGWNRIHLVVEDLSGEVDRLRAAGVQFRSDIVTGPGGSQILLDDPSGNPIELFQPRRQ from the coding sequence ATGACCACCGTGAACGTGCGTTACATGGTCAACGATGTCGAGGCGGCCGTCGCCTTCTACACGACCCGCCTCGGGTTCACGCTCATCTCCAAGACACTGCCGGCCTTTGCCGACGTCGCCCGTGGCGACTTGCGGCTGCTGCTCAGCGGACCGGCGAGCTCGGCTGGCCGTCCCATGCCCGATGGACGCCGGCCCGGTCCTGGGGGCTGGAACCGCATCCACCTCGTGGTCGAAGACCTCTCGGGAGAGGTCGATCGACTCCGCGCTGCCGGGGTTCAGTTCCGTAGCGACATCGTGACCGGACCGGGCGGTTCGCAGATCCTGCTGGACGACCCGTCGGGCAACCCGATCGAACTCTTTCAACCTCGGCGGCAGTGA
- a CDS encoding alkaline phosphatase family protein, producing MTIPTRRAVIVVCDSLRADLIRPDTAPTLDALGARSTNYTGCTGVFPSVTRVTSASIATGCHPGRHGLLGNTMVLDEGAGLVCLSVAKPEFRERMRKATGRTLLAPTLAERLAGHGGSIVMSNVSAGAAYFQDPDGFGHVYHSAGSFGPGLVPLPAAEQLDIEKGEAGDAAMTARFCDEVLRERRPPLGVLWLSEPDNTGHKSPLGSPAHLSALRAADACVKRVLDTLEELGGDTLLLVCSDHGMETTARTIPVDDLLVEAGLKAGQNSNDLVTAPNGTATLIYRARDAKASVNELRRFLESQDWVGRIFTGEQLAEVSIPTDGPVAAAVSLRTENRPNEFGIWGYGDIAADLDGRDFTGFGQHGGLGPNEQRPFLFVRGPGYGAGATVETPVSHVNIAPTVLEHLGLPWDGMDGQPLPAAR from the coding sequence GTGACTATTCCAACGCGCCGCGCGGTGATCGTCGTGTGTGACAGTCTCCGTGCCGACCTGATCCGGCCCGACACGGCGCCGACTCTGGACGCCCTCGGCGCGAGGTCGACGAACTACACCGGATGCACAGGTGTCTTTCCGTCGGTGACTCGGGTGACCTCGGCCTCCATCGCCACGGGCTGCCATCCGGGCCGCCACGGTCTCCTCGGCAATACCATGGTGCTCGACGAAGGGGCCGGGCTCGTCTGTCTCTCGGTGGCCAAGCCAGAGTTCCGGGAGCGCATGCGGAAGGCCACGGGCCGAACCCTGCTCGCGCCCACGCTGGCCGAGCGGCTGGCCGGTCATGGCGGCTCCATTGTCATGTCCAACGTTTCCGCGGGTGCCGCATACTTCCAGGATCCCGACGGCTTCGGCCACGTCTACCACAGCGCGGGCTCCTTCGGTCCCGGGCTCGTGCCGCTGCCTGCCGCCGAACAGCTCGACATCGAGAAGGGCGAGGCGGGCGACGCCGCCATGACGGCCCGCTTCTGCGACGAGGTGCTGCGCGAGCGGCGGCCGCCCCTCGGCGTGCTCTGGCTTTCCGAGCCCGACAACACAGGGCACAAGTCGCCGCTCGGGTCGCCCGCGCACCTGTCCGCGCTCCGGGCGGCCGACGCTTGCGTGAAGCGCGTCCTCGACACGCTGGAGGAGCTGGGCGGCGACACGCTCCTGCTCGTCTGCTCGGATCACGGCATGGAGACGACCGCGCGGACGATCCCGGTGGACGATTTGCTCGTAGAAGCGGGGCTCAAGGCCGGCCAGAATTCGAATGATCTGGTCACGGCGCCCAATGGCACGGCAACCCTGATCTATCGGGCACGCGACGCCAAGGCCAGCGTGAACGAGCTGCGGCGCTTCCTGGAGTCGCAGGACTGGGTGGGCAGGATTTTCACGGGCGAGCAGCTCGCCGAGGTCAGCATACCCACCGACGGCCCCGTGGCTGCCGCCGTCTCGCTCCGTACGGAGAACCGGCCCAATGAGTTCGGCATCTGGGGCTATGGCGATATCGCCGCCGACCTGGACGGCCGAGACTTCACCGGCTTTGGCCAGCACGGCGGCCTCGGGCCGAACGAGCAGCGGCCGTTTCTTTTCGTGAGAGGGCCAGGCTATGGCGCCGGCGCAACGGTCGAGACGCCTGTGTCGCACGTGAACATCGCCCCCACCGTCTTGGAGCACCTCGGTCTGCCCTGGGACGGCATGGACGGTCAGCCGCTGCCGGCGGCGCGGTGA
- a CDS encoding MaoC family dehydratase has protein sequence MLTVETPQDLKQHIGKTLGPSDWITVDQAMIDKFAEVTGDHQWIHVDVERAKKEMPGGKTIAHGYLTLSLLPRLAPTLLKVNKRKRGLNYGSNKIRFTNPVPAGSRIRLKQTIKNVEDVPDNGVRITSEMVIEVEGQERPALVAEVLGIQYS, from the coding sequence ATGCTCACTGTCGAGACCCCGCAGGACCTCAAGCAGCACATCGGCAAGACCCTCGGCCCCAGCGACTGGATCACGGTGGATCAGGCCATGATCGACAAGTTCGCCGAGGTCACCGGGGACCACCAGTGGATCCACGTGGACGTGGAGCGCGCGAAGAAGGAGATGCCGGGCGGCAAGACCATCGCCCACGGCTACCTGACGCTCTCGCTGCTCCCGCGCCTGGCCCCGACACTCCTGAAGGTCAACAAGCGCAAGCGCGGCCTCAACTACGGCTCGAACAAGATCCGCTTCACCAATCCCGTGCCGGCCGGCTCGCGCATCCGTCTCAAGCAGACCATCAAGAATGTCGAGGACGTCCCGGACAACGGCGTCCGCATCACCTCGGAGATGGTGATCGAGGTCGAAGGCCAGGAGCGCCCCGCCTTGGTGGCCGAGGTCCTCGGCATCCAATACTCGTGA
- the ispG gene encoding flavodoxin-dependent (E)-4-hydroxy-3-methylbut-2-enyl-diphosphate synthase, whose translation MSATNRRKTVVVDVGGVKVGSQRPIVVQSMTNTDTADIPGTVAQVNALHAAGSELVRVTVNNDEAARAVPEIVKQVSVPIIGDFHYNGHVLLTKYPDCAKALAKYRINPGNVGGKHHDENFSAIVKVAVDNGKPVRIGVNWGSLDQNLLTEMMDANAKLSQPLDARDVTMNAMVESAIQSAELAEQTGLTHDKIILSAKVSGVQDLVDVYRMLAPRSDYPLHLGLTEAGMGAKGVVASTAGLSILLQEGIGDTIRVSLTPKPGGDRTEEVLVAQQILQSMGLRSFLPQVTACPGCGRTTSTFFQEMAEEIQTYLRDQMPVWKAKYAGVEELKVAVMGCVVNGPGESKHANIGISLPGTFEEPKAPVFVDGALKLTLKGDTIVAEFLKILDDYVEKRYASRK comes from the coding sequence ATGAGCGCCACCAATCGCAGGAAGACCGTGGTCGTGGACGTGGGCGGCGTCAAGGTCGGTAGCCAGCGGCCCATCGTGGTCCAGTCCATGACCAATACGGACACGGCGGATATTCCCGGGACGGTCGCGCAGGTCAACGCGCTCCACGCCGCGGGCAGCGAGCTCGTGCGCGTGACCGTCAACAACGACGAGGCGGCGCGGGCCGTCCCAGAGATCGTCAAGCAGGTCAGCGTGCCGATCATCGGCGACTTCCACTACAACGGCCACGTGCTCCTGACCAAGTATCCCGACTGCGCCAAGGCCCTGGCCAAGTACCGCATCAATCCGGGCAACGTCGGGGGCAAGCACCACGACGAGAACTTCAGCGCCATCGTGAAAGTGGCCGTGGACAACGGCAAGCCCGTACGCATCGGCGTCAACTGGGGGAGCCTCGACCAGAATCTCCTCACGGAGATGATGGACGCCAACGCCAAGCTTTCCCAGCCGCTCGACGCGCGCGACGTGACCATGAACGCCATGGTCGAGAGCGCGATCCAGTCCGCCGAGCTGGCCGAGCAGACCGGCCTCACCCACGACAAGATCATCCTCTCCGCCAAGGTGTCGGGCGTGCAGGACCTGGTGGACGTGTATCGGATGCTCGCGCCCCGCTCGGACTATCCGCTGCATCTCGGCCTGACCGAGGCGGGCATGGGCGCCAAGGGTGTGGTGGCGAGCACGGCGGGGCTCTCCATTCTTCTCCAGGAAGGCATCGGCGACACGATCCGTGTCTCCCTCACGCCCAAGCCCGGCGGGGACCGCACGGAAGAAGTGCTGGTCGCCCAGCAAATCCTCCAGTCCATGGGACTCAGGAGCTTCCTCCCGCAGGTGACGGCCTGTCCCGGCTGCGGTCGCACGACCTCCACGTTCTTCCAGGAGATGGCGGAGGAGATCCAGACCTATCTCCGCGATCAGATGCCCGTGTGGAAAGCCAAGTACGCGGGGGTGGAAGAGCTCAAGGTGGCGGTGATGGGCTGCGTGGTCAACGGCCCCGGCGAGAGCAAGCACGCCAACATCGGCATCTCGCTCCCCGGCACCTTCGAGGAGCCCAAGGCGCCCGTCTTCGTGGACGGCGCCCTCAAGCTCACGCTCAAGGGCGACACCATCGTCGCCGAGTTCCTGAAGATTCTCGACGACTACGTCGAGAAGCGCTACGCGTCTCGGAAGTAA
- a CDS encoding cupin domain-containing protein: protein MPQAHQVLPRVARLMAALRASRFGPGREECSFLFIVNGKGRQGLGLHHDGPVESIWVQLEGRRTVTTGPPVRRGTRQDLDEGKIGRGWKTRDLEPGSLFYLRPYTPHRVICHGRSLALSLTWKLRKKRLAGPRAARSLTSWDVAEGRAEPMPRASRDRLWTQVPVFAGPIDKKRGDFPLWLPGGTVRLPASAWPIARRLTTMPTLSRRALPHAAQPLLELGILGPRDLPLRIVPKNPRALDGWRFA from the coding sequence ATGCCGCAGGCGCATCAGGTGCTGCCGCGCGTGGCGCGGCTCATGGCGGCGCTGCGCGCGAGCCGCTTCGGGCCCGGCCGCGAGGAGTGCTCCTTTCTCTTCATCGTCAACGGTAAGGGACGCCAGGGCCTGGGACTCCACCACGACGGGCCCGTCGAGTCGATCTGGGTGCAGCTCGAAGGCCGGCGCACCGTGACAACGGGGCCACCGGTGCGACGCGGCACGCGCCAGGATCTCGACGAAGGGAAGATCGGACGCGGGTGGAAGACACGCGATCTCGAGCCCGGCTCGCTGTTCTATCTGCGCCCATACACTCCGCATCGCGTGATCTGCCATGGCCGCTCACTCGCGCTCTCGCTGACCTGGAAGTTGAGGAAAAAACGGCTCGCCGGCCCCCGGGCCGCCCGCTCGCTTACCTCTTGGGATGTGGCGGAAGGGCGCGCCGAACCCATGCCTCGGGCCAGTCGCGACCGGCTCTGGACCCAGGTTCCTGTCTTCGCTGGGCCCATCGACAAGAAGCGCGGCGATTTTCCGCTCTGGCTGCCGGGCGGCACGGTCAGGCTGCCAGCGTCAGCGTGGCCCATCGCGAGACGGCTCACCACCATGCCAACCCTGAGCCGTCGCGCATTGCCCCACGCGGCCCAGCCGCTCCTCGAGCTAGGCATTCTCGGCCCCAGAGACCTCCCGCTCCGCATCGTGCCCAAGAATCCGCGCGCCCTCGACGGCTGGCGCTTCGCTTGA